Proteins encoded by one window of Nocardia goodfellowii:
- a CDS encoding GTP-binding protein produces MGSVLSRPEVNYVPETVTRSVKLLVAGNFGVGKTTFVSSVSEITPLRTEETITEASIGIDDMAGLGQKTQTTVAMDFGRITLNPQLALYLFGTPGQQRFVPLWEELARGALGALVLVDTRRIERSDEVLSVLEERGVPYSVAVNVFDDATRYPLEEVRDALDLTPETPLTALDARNRGTCLRSLITLVEFLFHRQESLL; encoded by the coding sequence ATGGGCTCCGTGCTCTCCCGGCCTGAAGTCAATTATGTGCCGGAGACCGTGACCCGATCGGTAAAGCTGTTGGTAGCGGGGAACTTTGGGGTAGGCAAGACCACGTTCGTGAGCAGCGTCTCGGAGATCACGCCGCTGCGCACCGAGGAGACCATCACCGAAGCCAGCATCGGCATCGATGACATGGCCGGGCTCGGTCAGAAGACGCAGACCACCGTCGCGATGGATTTCGGCCGCATCACGTTGAATCCCCAACTGGCGCTATACCTTTTCGGCACCCCGGGCCAGCAGCGTTTCGTCCCCTTATGGGAAGAGCTGGCCCGTGGTGCGCTGGGTGCGCTGGTGCTGGTCGACACCCGGCGCATCGAGCGCTCCGACGAGGTGCTCTCGGTGCTCGAGGAGCGCGGGGTGCCGTATTCGGTGGCGGTCAACGTCTTCGACGACGCCACGCGCTATCCGCTGGAGGAGGTCCGGGACGCGCTCGATCTCACGCCCGAGACGCCGCTCACCGCGCTCGATGCCCGCAATCGGGGCACCTGTCTGCGTTCGCTGATCACGCTCGTCGAATTCCTGTTCCATCGTCAGGAGTCCTTGCTTTGA
- a CDS encoding DUF742 domain-containing protein, giving the protein MTRPRRDPDLVRSYVRTGGRSRPSRELDLVTIVVAAGHILPQGARPEARRVREVCNNGALSIAEIAAYLDLPPSVVKIVVSDLLDHECLAIPVPTNVPQLAILKEVLDGLRALPA; this is encoded by the coding sequence ATGACCAGGCCACGGCGCGACCCCGACCTGGTCCGCTCCTACGTGCGCACGGGGGGGCGTTCGCGCCCCAGCCGGGAGCTGGATCTGGTGACCATCGTCGTCGCGGCGGGCCACATCCTGCCGCAGGGTGCCCGCCCGGAGGCTCGGCGGGTACGAGAGGTCTGCAATAACGGAGCCCTCTCCATCGCCGAGATCGCCGCGTACCTGGATCTGCCGCCTTCGGTGGTGAAGATCGTCGTCTCCGACTTGCTCGACCACGAATGCCTGGCCATACCCGTGCCCACCAACGTGCCACAGCTTGCCATTCTCAAGGAGGTACTCGATGGGCTCCGTGCTCTCCCGGCCTGA